A genomic region of Papaver somniferum cultivar HN1 chromosome 7, ASM357369v1, whole genome shotgun sequence contains the following coding sequences:
- the LOC113297149 gene encoding uncharacterized protein LOC113297149, translated as MDRWNGVLRVSLNPDSRYYFKIAVSLCFSSSSKTLTVPTTNAIFFNGDKIQRTGNAVIERLSNLQNIADILVSKLGVSVNVWVIEASNFNGPFAVYNEFFGSINSYGEPKSYDPSGFPSSASTSLLLLRALKEAKRQILGKQEHVPTLGDDASCFNQPKTIIFGFSKGGTVLNQLVSELAFSKLETLEIGTKKREDSRAVSTYEIHGENQIVPNSKEELLNSISQFHYVDAGLNSTGAYLTDSLVIERIVKRVLVGVAGIRFVLHGTPRQWCDNRREWIRDEMEKLFQLLQDAELETEGRLQAVKRIYFTDQPRNLQMHFEIIENLDIG; from the exons ATGGACCGTTGGAATGGTGTTCTCAGGGTTTCCTTAAACCCTGATTCTAGATATTACTTCAAGATTGCAGTTTCTCTCTGCTTCTCAtcctcttccaaaaccctaact GTGCCAACTACAAATGCGATATTTTTCAATGGAGACAAAATTCAAAGAACTGGAAATGCGGTAATTGAAAGACTTTCCAACTTGCAAAACATTGCTGATATTCTTGTTTCAAAATTGGGTGTCTCTGTTAATGTTTGGGTTATTGAAGCATCTAATTTTAATGGACCTTTTGCTGTCTATAATGAATTCTTTGGGTCTATTAATTCTTATGGAGAACCTAAGTCTTATGATCCAAGTGGGTTTCCATCTTCTGCGTCGACCAGCCTTCTCTTATTGAGAGCTCTCAAAGAG GCCAAAAGACAGATTTTAGGAAAACAAGAACATGTGCCAACTCTAGGCGACGATGCATCATGTTTCAATCAACCGAAGACGATCATCTTTGGCTTTAGCAAGGGCGGCACTGTACTTAATCAATTGGTTAGTGAACTTGCTTTCTCAAAACTTGAAACACTGGAAATAGGAACCAAAAAACGAGAGGATTCAAGGGCAGTAAGTACTTATGAAAtccatggagaaaatcaaattgtaCCGAATTCAAAAGAGGAGCTCTTAAATAGCATCTCTCAATTCCATTATGTGGATGCGGGTTTAAACTCTACTGGTGCATATCTTACTGATAGTTTAGTGATTGAAAGAATTGTTAAGCGGGTGCTCGTAGGAGTTGCTGGAATTCGATTTGTGCTTCATGGAACTCCAAGGCAGTGGTGTGATAACAGACGGGAATGGATCCGGGATGAAATGGAAAAACTATTTCAGTTGCTTCAAGATGCAGAGCTGGAAACTGAAGGCAGACTACAGGCTGTGAAAAGGATATATTTTACTGATCAGCCTCGGAATTTGCAAATGCATTTTGAAATCATCGAAAATTTGGATATTGGTTAG